From a region of the Tissierellales bacterium genome:
- a CDS encoding Wadjet anti-phage system protein JetD domain-containing protein, which yields MKNKILNLLKDYRKKTIPLTEIEKTLSGNFKYSDFSRIMNDLVKEQVLSPIKKHGTNNKKNPLANTYRINKVYFKQNLIDEIATYQFKLNPAINLQSYFSLNEKQWNNDLPYIKKVDYYLKKYGFPKDKVTAPQRSYEILGDEKWIDEKGGREVLNRLGLVEKLKIDLVPDPLMFAINKNKITNCKDYVHLIVENKAPFYALLDDIENTSFTSLIYGAGWSIFGGISVFERQIGLVEGNHKFYYFGDLDFEGISIWHGLNEKREIKLAVEFYKQLLKKDISYGKENQIPNEKAINDFLTNFHKEDSEMIQNVLEEGGYYPQEGLNKSEVIAIWRNM from the coding sequence ATGAAAAATAAAATATTGAATCTTCTAAAGGATTATAGGAAAAAGACTATACCTTTAACTGAAATAGAAAAGACATTATCCGGAAATTTTAAGTACAGTGACTTCAGTAGAATTATGAATGATTTAGTTAAAGAACAAGTATTATCTCCAATCAAAAAACATGGAACTAATAATAAAAAAAATCCATTAGCCAATACCTATAGAATAAATAAAGTATATTTTAAACAAAATCTTATAGATGAAATAGCCACATATCAATTTAAATTAAATCCAGCTATAAATCTACAATCCTATTTCTCGTTAAATGAAAAGCAATGGAATAATGACCTGCCTTATATAAAAAAAGTAGATTATTATTTGAAAAAATATGGGTTTCCTAAGGATAAAGTTACTGCTCCACAACGATCTTATGAAATATTAGGTGATGAAAAGTGGATTGATGAAAAGGGAGGAAGAGAAGTTTTAAATAGATTAGGGCTAGTAGAAAAACTAAAGATTGACTTAGTACCAGATCCATTAATGTTTGCAATTAATAAAAATAAAATAACAAATTGTAAAGACTATGTACATTTAATTGTGGAAAATAAAGCTCCTTTTTATGCTCTATTAGATGATATTGAAAATACTAGTTTTACCTCTTTAATTTATGGAGCAGGGTGGAGTATATTTGGTGGAATATCTGTTTTTGAAAGACAAATAGGCTTGGTGGAAGGGAACCATAAATTTTATTACTTTGGAGATTTGGATTTTGAAGGTATATCTATATGGCATGGGTTAAATGAAAAAAGAGAAATAAAATTGGCCGTTGAATTCTATAAACAACTACTTAAAAAAGATATTTCTTACGGTAAGGAAAATCAAATTCCTAATGAAAAAGCAATAAACGATTTTTTAACTAATTTTCATAAAGAAGATAGTGAAATGATTCAAAATGTTTTAGAAGAAGGTGGCTATTATCCTCAAGAAGGGTTAAATAAAAGTGAGGTCATAGCAATATGGAGGAATATGTAA